A window of the Budorcas taxicolor isolate Tak-1 chromosome 8, Takin1.1, whole genome shotgun sequence genome harbors these coding sequences:
- the B3GALT9 gene encoding LOW QUALITY PROTEIN: beta-1,3-galactosyltransferase 9 (The sequence of the model RefSeq protein was modified relative to this genomic sequence to represent the inferred CDS: inserted 3 bases in 2 codons), with product MCSFLWVTLCRLRTHQWCFILFNVILFHALLFGADFVEEYFLHALPYVDMKILETKDKARKLSTEPLRSNLSKCYILSQSEVCKGKSVFLLSLIFSSPENGTRRDLIRKTWGNVTSVRGHPXLTLIALGMPVLVTTQQEMXESQKNNDIIEGIFLDSAENQTLKIIAMTQWAVAFCPNALFVLKVDEGMFVNIPSLVDYLLNLKEHLKDIYVGRVIHQDTPNRDPNSQEFVPFSEYPEKYYPDYCSREAFVISQDVARMMYVVFNEVPIKVPADVFVGICAKSIGLIPIHSSRFSGKRHIRYNRCCYKFIFTSSETTDTEMPQAWEEINSGKECTLLETYYGLVSCKLLTYLDSFKRFHMGTVKNNAMSYDD from the exons ATGTGTTCTTTCCTTTGGGTGACTCTCTGCAGACTTCGGACTCACCAGTGGTGTTTCATCCTGTTTAATGTTATTCTGTTTCATGCCTTGCTTTTTGGGGCTGATTTTGTGGAAGAATATTTTCTGCATGCTTTGCCTTATGTAGATATGAAAATTCTTGAAACTAAGGATAAGGCAAGAAAATTGAGCACGGAGCCCTTGAGAAGCAATCTTTCCAAATGCTATATCCTGAGCCAGTCAGAGGTGTGTAAAGGGAAGAGCGTATTTTTGCTCTCCCTTATATTCAGTAGCCCAGAAAATGGAACAAGGCGGGATCTCATCAGGAAAACCTGGGGTAACGTGACCAGTGTCCGAGGGCACCC ACTCACACTAATTGCTTTGGGAATGCCTGTTTTGGTAACCACTCAGCAAGAGA GAGAGTCCCAAAAGAATAATGACATAATTGAAGGCATCTTCTTGGACAGTGCTGAGAACCAGACGCTGAAGATTATCGCCATGACGCAGTGGGCTGTGGCTTTCTGCCCTAATGCCCTATTTGTCCTGAAGGTTGATGAAGGGATGTTTGTCAATATACCAAGCTTGGTGGACTATCTTCTCAATCTGAAAGAACACCTTAAAGATATCTATGTTGGAAGAGTTATCCATCAGGATACGCCCAACAGAGACCCTAATAGCCAAGAATTTGTCCCTTTCAGTGAGTACCCAGAAAAGTACTACCCAGATTACTGCAGCAGGGAGGCCTTTGTTATATCCCAAGATGTGGCTCGGATGATGTATGTAGTTTTCAATGAAGTACCCATTAAAGTGCCTGCTGATGTGTTCGTAGGAATCTGTGCTAAGTCCATTGGCCTTATACCCATCCACAGTTCAAGGTTTTCTGGGAAAAGGCACATCAGATACAACAGATGTTGCTATAAGTTCATTTTCACATCCTCAGAAACTACAGATACTGAAATGCCCCAGGCATGGGAGGAAATtaacagtggaaaagaatgtaCGCTGCTTGAAACCTATTACGGGCTTGTTTCCTGCAAACTTCTGACGTATCTTGACAGCTTTAAACGCTTTCACATGGGTACCGTAAAAAATAATGCCATGTCTTATGATGATTAG